A genomic window from Salmo salar chromosome ssa23, Ssal_v3.1, whole genome shotgun sequence includes:
- the LOC123729832 gene encoding spore wall protein 2: MAHGKKPGKITRILGPSPSSCPGGSIEKKPGTIRRILAPSLPPSPSPTGSTEESNEGPHDEGPQKERPQSLRSKGPPPCPDPLSTGEPTDEEPRGLSSKGPTERLHDGTQSLKSEGPPQHSQSTSNEELDNYNDERTPGPAAPVPVPASPTQARPTQAYSKMTQAQNYPRPSDAQAQPRQTQQHLRDSPTSLSTRPTSDPPSSQERQSRAVKPSPVLTSASPYQPCLISPSSSPLPVPTTASVSSKLSLNLPGDRTTPDSMEEEEDSCSEYDNVGSDVEGVEQDIDQVLQVEDQGMEVRYYPEPQDGIYVEHQDRTYVKHQDRTYVKHQDGTYVKHQDGTYVKHQDGTFVKHQDGTYMKHQEGTYVKLQDGTFVKHQDGTYVKHQDGTYVKLQDGTFVKHQDGTYVKHQDGTYVKHQDGTYVKHQDGTYVKHQDGTYVKHQEGTYVKHQDGTYVECENRTYIEDEDGMYVRHEDETYVEECEDGPYCPKDSTYVEGEDGPYCPKDSTYVEGEDGPYCPKDSTYVEGEDGPYCPKDSTYVECEDGPYCPKDSTYVECEDGPYCPKDSTYVEGEDGPYCPKDSTYVEGEDGPYCPKDSTYVEGEDGPYCPKDSTYVKGEDGTYVEGSVEGDSLEGDSLEGDSSTTVQYKATRPLYGPESEEMQDKDRKPCSSSEYYHQVNDNPHQTPKAGDKEEKEEGQEEVEGQEEVEERRSLKRQRTESRKRKPLAATRRMMRRG, encoded by the exons ATGGCTCATGGGAAGAAACCAGGGAAGATCACCAGAATCCTGGGACCCAGCCCTTCGTCGTGCCCAGGAGGATCCATCGAGAAAAAGCCAGGGACTATTAGGAGAATATTGGCCCCCAGCCTTCCGCCCAGCCCGAGTCCCACAGGATCCACAGAGGAGTCTAATGAAGGACCTCATGATGAAGGACCTCAGAAAGAAAGACCACAGAGTTTGAGGAGTAAGGGCCCTCCACCCTGCCCTGACCCCCTATCCACAGGGGAGCCTACTGATGAAGAACCCCGGGGTCTGAGCAGCAAAGGCCCAACTGAAAGACTACATGATGGAACTCAGAGTCTGAAGAGTGAAGGCCCTCCTCAGCACTCGCAGAGCACCAGCAATGAGGAGCTGGACAATTACAATGACGAGAGGACCCCTGGGCCTGCAgcacctgtccctgtccctgctaGTCCAACACAGGCCCGCCCAACCCAGGCCTACAGCAAAATGACCCAGGCCCAGAACTACCCTCGGCCCTCGGATGCCCAGGCCCAGCCCCGACAGACCCAGCAGCATCTCAGAGACAGTCCAACGAGCCTCAGCACCAGGCCCACCTCTGACCCCCCATccagtcaggagagacagtccagGGCTGTTAAACCATCACCTGTCCTTACCAGTGCCAGTCCTTACCAGCCGTGTCTGATTAGTCCCTCCAGTTCACCTCTTCCTGTCCCTACTACAGCTAGTGTCTCCTCCAAGCTCTCTCTGAACCTGCCCGGTGACAGAACCACCCCTgacagcatggaggaggaggaggacagctgCTCAGAGTACGACAATGTGGGTTCAGATGTGGAAGGTGTGGAGCAAGATATTGATCAGGTGCTGCAGGTGGAAGACCAGGGTATGGAGGTGAGGTACTACCCTGAGCCGCAAGATGGTATCTATGTGGAACACCAAGACAGAACCTACGTGAAACACCAAGACAGAACCTACGTGAAACACCAAGACGGAACCTACGTGAAACACCAAGACGGAACCTACGTGAAACACCAAGACGGAACCTTCGTGAAACACCAAGACGGAACCTACATGAAACACCAAGAAGGAACCTACGTGAAACTCCAAGACGGAACCTTCGTGAAACACCAAGACGGAACCTACGTGAAACACCAAGACGGAACCTACGTGAAACTCCAAGACGGAACCTTCGTGAAACACCAAGACGGAACCTACGTGAAACACCAAGACGGAACCTACGTGAAACACCAAGACGGAACCTACGTGAAACACCAAGACGGAACCTACGTGAAACACCAAGACGGAACCTACGTGAAACACCAAGAAGGAACCTACGTGAAACACCAAGACGGAACCTACGTGGAATGTGAAAACCGAACTTACATAGAAGACGAAGACGGAATGTATGTGAGGCATGAAGATGAAACCTACGTAGAAGAATGTGAGGATGGACCCTATTGCCCCAAGGATTCCACCTATGTAGAAGGTGAGGATGGACCCTATTGCCCCAAGGATTCCACCTATGTAGAAGGTGAGGATGGACCCTATTGCCCCAAGGATTCCACCTATGTAGAAGGTGAGGATGGACCCTATTGCCCCAAGGATTCCACCTATGTAGAATGTGAGGATGGACCCTATTGCCCCAAGGATTCCACCTATGTAGAATGTGAGGATGGACCCTATTGCCCCAAGGATTCCACCTATGTAGAAGGTGAGGATGGACCCTATTGCCCCAAGGATTCCACCTATGTAGAAGGTGAGGATGGACCCTATTGCCCCAAGGATTCCACCTATGTAGAAGGTGAGGATGGACCCTATTGCCCCAAGGATTCCACCTATGTAAAAGGTGAGGATGGTACCTATGTGGAGGGTAGTGTGGAGGGGGACAGCCTGGAGGGGGACAGCCTGGAGGGGGACAGCAGCACCACTGTACAATACAAAGCCACCAGGCCACTGTACGGCCCTGAGTCTGAGGAGATGCAGGATAAAGATAGAAAACCCTGTAGCTCTTCTGAGTATTACCATCAGGTCAATGACAATCCACATCAGACACCCAAGGCTGGAGACAAGGAAGAAAAAGAGGAGGggcaggaggaggtggaggggcaggaggaggtggaggag AGGAGGAGTCtgaagagacagaggacagagagcaggAAAAGAAAACCACTAGCAGCCACCAGGAGAAtgatgaggagaggatga
- the fan1 gene encoding fanconi-associated nuclease 1 has product MAEKGNKRKQRSLSVTKRKGYVSSKGGKKSANACPGTASISSFFNNAPPPRLPCPLCGQLVPRFRINQHIDSQCQNFQREDGASIDTASACNIVTTTKLASSRSPSRKASKVHDPDTGPSSAKEEKPQREVNTSPYFKKSGASSQQVNTREMSSKTVVRPIDIGSRLSSKLSRRGLKQRLKSPEDLQSQVDDIITIQESPEKDRRSEELSSSQKENHLPQGFGDQTTCLMDTETTNVTVESHSTISLGRPQVESREETLECLESESKLESLSPVVSMAPRPLSCAPSRLNKRKKGGRAEVSVKTQRMSTRSKKGRCEKRDGEEPDDDLTRNQLLTSTTTTADGDKQHGTEESSTGNCDTRLKSSSEVPEEERQRRKVKLEEEEGEEEESTVTGSSDQLTEPDTDRRTDEQDSESPRLPYYLGNFLTVLEAVLENEDDRMLFNQLDLSAIHGFERLSVTGQKLYVRLFQRKLKWLQVNKLNYNEISTDLGPVAQELVEGGFLQTDSDLQDLEEVLDLLPAPELRSLAKTFHLGGPGSGTQKHQLVEGLLKLSRQRSLFALAPGQNNIGTVILKRAKQLAGSCVRLHRGPRAVFSRVLLLFSLTDGLEEEETAGGGQGQLYTILLVNSGRLAFPDYTIQRRAKLFLDREDLIRYEAAMRALQEVITAMQTGHWEDALALYTAAKTTWQEMSKTYDLSHQEALPVFLRCFTTGWAYTRILSRGVEVLQRLRCYKEAVKELRSLLAQSVYCPDSRGRWWDRLALNLQQHLKLPEQAISAIRDGLADPLVRTGHQLSLHQRANRMKESPSYKNYHPVLSDLPTIHINDVTHVTIRGQLFPHEGGTGKNVFLMPAEEGAEGGYSTVMCSVEELSLAHYRRQGFDQGIHGEGSTFSTLFGLLLWDVIFMEGIPDVFRNPYQPCPLDLFTDCFYGNRREAIETRVQVLCEASIETLHNLMAEAWTNQEGRVCSLVNWERFASLQRAQSLVSCLGGSFLGGMITRMAKDYRHCRAGLPDLVVWNTSNNTYKLVEVKGPSDKLSQKQQIWLDELQRLGADVEVCHVTATGARGAWLE; this is encoded by the exons ATGGCAGAGAAAGGAAACAAACGCAAACAGAGAAGCCTCTCAGTAACAAAGAGAAAAGGATATGTCAGTAGTAAAGGTGGTAAGAAGAGTGCCAATGCATGTCCTGGTACAGCCTCCATCTCATCATTCTTCAACAACGCCCCGCCACCTAGACTTCCATGTCCTCTGTGTGGTCAGCTTGTGCCACGGTTCAGGATAAACCAACACATTGACTCACAGTGTCAGAACTTTCAGAGGGAAGATGGTGCGTCCATTGATACTGCTTCAGCCTGTAACATTGTTACTACAACAAAGCTGGCATCGTCTCGCTCTCCTTCCAGGAAGGCCAGTAAGGTCCATGATCCAGACACAGGGCCTTCCTCTGCGAAGGAGGAAAAGCCTCAGCGAGAGGTCAACACCAGCCCGTACTTTAAAAAGTCTGGTGCTTCTTCTCAGCAGGTAAACACCAGAGAGATGAGCAGTAAGACTGTAGTCAGGCCCATTGACATAGGTAGCAGGCTGTCCTCTAAGCTCTCCAGGAGGGGCCTGAAGCAGAGGCTGAAGTCCCCTGAGGACCTACAGTCGCAGGTCGATGACATCATCACCATCCAGGAGTCCCCAGAGAAAGACAGAAGGTCTGAGGAGCTGAGCAGCTCTCAGAAGGAGAACCACCTCCCTCAGGGATTTGGTGACCAGACAACATGCTTAATGGACACAGAGACAACAAATGTCACAGTGGAAAGTCACAGTACTATATCACTGGGCAGACCTCAGGTAGAAAGCAGAGAAGAAACCTTAGAATGTTTAGAATCTGAATCTAAATTAGAATCATTGTCTCCGGTAGTTTCTATGGCCCCGCGACCTCTGTCCTGTGCTCCATCCAGACTGAACaagaggaagaaaggagggagagcaGAGGTCTCTGTTAAAACACAGAGGATGTCTACTCGCAGCAAGAAAGGCAGATGTGAGAAGAGAGATGGTGAAGAACCAGATGATGACCTCACTAGAAACCAACTCCTtacgtcaacaacaacaacagctgatGGTGATAAGCAACACGGAACAGAAGAATCTTCAACTGGTAACTGTGACACTCGTTTGAAGAGCAGCTCAGAGGTGCCTGAGGAGGAGCGTCAGAGAAGAAAAGTAAAactagaggaagaagaaggagaagaagaagaatccACAGTGACTGGTAGCAGTGATCAGCTGACAGAGCCTGACACAGACAGAAGAACTGATGAGCAAGATTCAGAGTCACCACGGTTACCATACTACCTGGGTAACTTCCTGACCGTGCTAGAGGCAGTGCTGGAGAATGAAGATGATAGGATGCTGTTCAATCAACTAGACCTTTCAGCCATACATGGCTTTGAGCGTCTGTCAG TGACAGGACAGAAGCTGTATGTGAGACTGTTCCAGAGGAAACTGAAGTGGCTCCAGGTCAACAAGCTAAACTATAATGAGATTAGCACTGACCTGGGACCTGTAGCTCAGGAGCTGGTGGAAGGAGGTTTCCTACAGACAG ACAGTGACCTCCAAGATCTGGAGGAGGTGCTGGACCTGCTGCCCGCCCCGGAGCTCCGGAGCCTGGCTAAGACGTTCCACCTGGGGGGCCCTGGGTCTGGTACCCAGAAACATCAGCTGGTGGAGGGACTCCTGAAGCTGAGCAGACAGAGGTCTCTGTTCGCCCTGGCCCCTGGACAGAACAACATTGGGACTGTCATACTAAAGAG ggcAAAGCAGCTAGCTGGTTCCTGTGTACGTCTGCATCGCGGCCCCAGGGCTGTGTTCTCTcgcgtcctcctcctcttctccctgacagatggtctggaggaggaggagacggcCGGAGGGGGTCAGGGTCAGCTCTACACCATCCTACTGGTCAACTCTGGCCGACTGGCCTTCCCTGACTACACCATACAGCGCAgagccaaactgttcctggatagaGAAGATCTTATCAG GTATGAGGCGGCGATGCGAGCGCTGCAAGAGGTGATTACAGCCATGCAGACAGGCCACTGGGAGGACGCTCTGGCACTTTACACTGCAGCCAAGACGACCTGGCAGGAGATGAGCAAGACGTACGACCTCAG ccaccaGGAAGCGCTGCCAGTGTTCCTGCGCTGTTTCACCACAGGGTGGGCCTACACACGCATCCTGTCCAGGGGAGTAGAAGTACTACAGAGACTACGTTGCTACAAG GAAGCGGTGAAGGAGCTGCGCTCCCTATTGGCCCAGTCAGTCTACTGTCCAGACAGCAGGGGGCGATGGTGGGACAGACTGGCACTCAATCTCCAGCAGCACCTCAAACTACCTGAACAG GCTATCAGCGCCATCAGAGACGGTCTCGCTGACCCCTTGGTGAGGACGGGCCACCAGCTTTCACTCCACCAGAGAGCCAATAGGATGAAGGAATCCCCCAGCTACAAGAATTACCACCCTGTACTCAGTGACCTGCCCACCATCCACATCAACGACGTCACTCAT GTCACTATCCGAGGGCAGCTCTTCCCCCACGAGGGGGGGACAGGGAAGAATGTGTTCCTCATGCCTGCTGaggagggggcagagggaggATACTCCACTGTCATGTGTTCTGTGGAAGAGCTGTCACTGGCACACTACCGTCGGCAAGGCTTTGACCAAG GGATCCATGGAGAAGGCTCCACGTTTTCCACTCTGTTTGGTCTTCTGTTATGGGACGTCATTTTCATGGAGGGTATTCCAGATGTCTTCCGGAATCCCTACCAG CCCTGCCCACTGGACCTCTTCACAGACTGTTTCTATGGGAACCGGAGGGAGGCGATAGAGACGCGTGTGCAGGTGCTCTGTGAGGCGTCCATTGAGACGCTGCACAACCTGATGGCCGAGGCCTGGACCAATCAGGAGGGGAGAGTGTGTTCACTGGTCAACTGGGAGCGCTTCGCATCCCTGCAGCGGGCACAG AGTCTCGTGTCTTGTCTGGGTGGATCGTTTCTGGGAGGGATGATCACTAGGATGGCCAAGGACTACAGACACTGTCGAGCAGGACTGCCTGACCTAGTGGTGTGGAACACATCCAACAACACCTACAAG TTGGTGGAGGTGAAGGGCCCTAGCGACAAACTGTCCCAGAAGCAACAGATCTGGCTGGATGAGCTACAGAGACTGGGGGCTGATGTAGAGGTCTGTCACGTCACTGCCACTGGGGCCAGAGGAGCTTGGCTGGAATAG